One genomic window of alpha proteobacterium U9-1i includes the following:
- a CDS encoding decaprenyl diphosphate synthase, with protein MERLAILLAEDLAAVDGVIHERMTSPVGVIPNLAAHLIDAGGKRIRPLITLAAARLLGRGGDGPRKLAAAVEFIHTATLLHDDVVDDSSLRRGKKSANKLWGNASSVLVGDFLFARSFNLMVETGDMMVLDILARAASVIAEGEVMQLAAANDAETTRERYMEIIAAKTAALFAAAARSGAVAAGRPGAEAEALETYGRELGLAFQLVDDALDYGGLSATMGKNAGDDFREGKVTLPVVFARDAGDESERGFWRRVMGGERNDDDFHRACALIRRHDAIALTLSAARDHAARARAALAILPANAYREALLDLPDFVVDRAY; from the coding sequence TCATTCATGAGCGGATGACGAGCCCGGTGGGCGTCATCCCAAACCTGGCGGCACACCTGATCGACGCCGGCGGCAAGCGCATCCGGCCGTTGATCACGCTCGCGGCGGCGCGCCTCCTGGGACGCGGCGGCGATGGTCCGCGCAAGCTCGCGGCGGCGGTGGAATTCATTCACACCGCGACTTTGCTGCACGACGATGTCGTGGACGACAGCTCGCTGCGGCGCGGCAAAAAATCCGCCAACAAGCTCTGGGGCAATGCCTCGAGCGTCTTAGTTGGAGATTTCCTGTTCGCGCGCTCGTTCAATTTGATGGTCGAGACCGGCGACATGATGGTGCTCGACATTCTCGCGCGCGCGGCCAGCGTCATCGCCGAGGGCGAAGTGATGCAGCTCGCCGCCGCCAACGACGCCGAAACCACGCGCGAACGCTACATGGAAATCATCGCCGCCAAAACCGCGGCTTTGTTCGCAGCCGCCGCGCGATCAGGTGCAGTTGCGGCTGGGCGTCCCGGCGCGGAAGCCGAAGCGCTCGAGACCTATGGCCGCGAGCTTGGGCTCGCGTTCCAGCTTGTCGATGACGCGCTCGATTATGGCGGCCTCTCCGCCACCATGGGCAAGAACGCCGGAGACGATTTCCGCGAAGGCAAGGTTACCCTGCCCGTGGTGTTTGCGCGCGACGCGGGCGATGAGAGCGAGCGCGGCTTCTGGCGGCGCGTCATGGGCGGTGAACGCAACGATGACGACTTCCACCGGGCGTGCGCGCTTATCCGCCGTCACGACGCCATCGCGTTGACGCTCAGCGCGGCGCGTGATCACGCAGCGCGCGCCCGTGCAGCACTGGCGATCTTGCCGGCCAACGCCTATCGCGAAGCATTGTTGGATCTGCCGGACTTCGTGGTCGATCGCGCCTACTAG
- a CDS encoding undecaprenyl-phosphate N-acetylglucosaminyl 1-phosphate transferase, whose translation MDLALGAAVAGGVSLMACRAMMAAGLVDAPNIARKAHKAPTPTSGGVGAAAGFALGMIVLSLLTAWRANIDFDAARRIAGATAFACAFAAIGLWDDARPLGPRLKFSLFAVASIVSVWVAGPAMAFPVTDTAIYMLPLWAALLGSALWVFTMVNAVNFMDGANGLAMGGVAVGLAGLALIGLDAHAPGAAALAACGAAALVGFLVWNYPSGKLFAGDSGALFAGALAALASLIAIREGGVSPFIPPLVFFPLIADVLLTLAWRARKRRSLLSGHAEHVYQIMIRGGAKATNVSLMYWGATGVCALAAFAAHVVGSFAPALMLALAAVAAIVLSVLARRFAKKRGLGEV comes from the coding sequence TTGGATTTGGCGCTTGGTGCGGCGGTAGCTGGGGGCGTGAGCTTGATGGCGTGCCGCGCCATGATGGCGGCCGGCCTCGTCGACGCGCCCAACATAGCCCGCAAGGCGCATAAGGCGCCGACGCCCACAAGCGGCGGCGTCGGTGCGGCCGCCGGCTTCGCGCTGGGGATGATCGTGCTGTCGTTGCTAACGGCGTGGCGCGCCAACATTGATTTCGACGCGGCGCGTCGCATCGCCGGCGCCACGGCGTTTGCCTGCGCCTTCGCGGCGATCGGTCTATGGGACGACGCGCGCCCGCTGGGGCCACGCCTGAAGTTTAGCTTGTTTGCCGTTGCTTCGATCGTGTCCGTTTGGGTGGCCGGCCCGGCGATGGCGTTTCCGGTGACCGACACGGCGATCTACATGTTGCCGCTCTGGGCGGCGCTGCTCGGCAGCGCGCTCTGGGTGTTCACCATGGTCAACGCCGTGAACTTCATGGACGGCGCAAATGGCCTGGCAATGGGTGGCGTTGCGGTTGGCCTTGCGGGTTTAGCGTTGATTGGTCTCGACGCGCACGCGCCTGGCGCCGCGGCGCTGGCGGCGTGCGGCGCGGCGGCTCTGGTTGGCTTTCTGGTTTGGAATTATCCGAGCGGGAAGTTGTTCGCTGGTGATAGTGGTGCGCTGTTCGCCGGCGCATTGGCGGCGCTCGCTTCGCTGATCGCCATCCGCGAAGGCGGGGTTTCGCCCTTCATTCCACCTTTGGTGTTTTTTCCGCTGATCGCGGACGTGTTGCTCACGCTGGCGTGGCGGGCGCGCAAGCGCCGCAGCTTGCTGTCGGGCCATGCCGAGCACGTCTATCAAATCATGATCCGCGGCGGCGCGAAGGCCACGAACGTGTCGCTGATGTATTGGGGCGCGACGGGCGTGTGCGCTTTAGCGGCCTTCGCGGCCCATGTGGTCGGATCGTTTGCGCCGGCGCTTATGCTCGCGCTGGCTGCGGTTGCCGCGATTGTTTTGTCCGTGCTGGCGCGCCGTTTCGCCAAAAAGCGCGGGCTCGGCGAAGTCTAG
- a CDS encoding 4-diphosphocytidyl-2-C-methyl-D-erythritol kinase has translation MIRVFAPAKINLTLKVGAPRADGMHPLASVVAFADVGDWVEAAPADVLTLTVDGPFASALEGGEADNLVLRAACALREAAGMTAGAALRLEKHLPIASGIGGGSSDAAAALKALNALWRLGLEDTALAAIAATLGADVPVCVAARAAYMTGVGEVVAPLGLPPLHAVLVNPLIPVPTGQVYRAFDQMGLGVSFQAGAAPAWGRAEAAWAGAAELGNDLFAPACNVVPPLADVFDALRRNPNARHVALSGSGGTLFALVADANAAGALSRAVARPDWWVRTAVLG, from the coding sequence ATGATCCGGGTCTTCGCGCCGGCGAAGATAAACCTCACTCTCAAAGTTGGCGCGCCTCGCGCGGACGGGATGCATCCGTTGGCGAGCGTCGTCGCGTTCGCGGACGTCGGAGATTGGGTGGAGGCGGCGCCTGCAGATGTGCTGACGCTGACCGTCGATGGCCCGTTCGCCTCGGCTCTGGAGGGCGGCGAGGCGGACAATCTTGTCCTGCGCGCCGCGTGCGCTTTGCGGGAAGCTGCGGGGATGACGGCGGGCGCTGCATTGCGTTTGGAAAAACATCTGCCGATCGCCTCTGGCATCGGCGGCGGCTCCTCGGATGCGGCGGCCGCGCTCAAAGCGCTCAACGCGCTTTGGCGGCTTGGCCTTGAGGACACTGCGCTTGCGGCCATCGCGGCGACGTTGGGCGCGGACGTGCCGGTGTGCGTCGCTGCGCGCGCGGCTTACATGACGGGCGTCGGCGAGGTCGTGGCGCCGCTCGGCCTGCCGCCGCTGCACGCCGTTCTGGTGAACCCGTTGATTCCCGTGCCGACCGGGCAGGTCTACCGAGCCTTCGACCAGATGGGGCTCGGGGTGAGTTTCCAAGCCGGCGCGGCCCCGGCTTGGGGTCGCGCCGAGGCCGCATGGGCGGGCGCGGCTGAGCTCGGTAACGACCTCTTTGCCCCCGCCTGCAACGTCGTTCCTCCACTGGCGGATGTGTTCGACGCCTTGCGCCGCAACCCCAACGCGCGGCATGTGGCGCTCTCAGGCAGCGGCGGCACGCTGTTCGCGCTGGTTGCGGACGCAAATGCGGCAGGGGCGCTTTCGCGCGCTGTCGCGCGTCCGGATTGGTGGGTTCGCACCGCCGTTCTTGGCTAG
- a CDS encoding TPR domain protein (FIG140336), which produces MILIRIAALAALACLAACQTAPTRAETRASDSYANFLVGHVANRRDDHQAASDRYFSALSRDPADVTLVEGALAAALATGDRERAREIARRARGEGVSASAHLLRAADALTRSELQRAASEIDGVEGSAASELAAGMMLAWVRTGEGRVDDVLIDLAPLASVRPYGGLFAYQQAMALDFSGRQDEALAAYDLGDRSQLWLPSAVARHADLLARMGRRQDAANILRATENRIANPALARAFTRLEGGAPIAEAPLTPAEGASLGLEGLAGIFIQENDTTNGLITLSLSLALDPGADTARLAFADAQSKLGHVEAARRVLAEVSPSSVYATNARVLDAWVLFRNGRREEALARVGEETSPRGRRAMADMYRNLERWGEAESMYTALIAENARDWRLYFARGAARDRLSRWPEAEADLRRALEVSPGQPEVANYLGYTLIERGERMQEALSLIESAVAQRPNTGVIVDSLGWAHFRLGDFEQAVAHLERAVELEPANAIIVDHLGDAYWRAGRRIEARFQWQRALTLEATDADRATISAKLEDGLADLPPTRSATR; this is translated from the coding sequence GTGATTTTGATCCGCATTGCTGCGCTCGCGGCGCTAGCCTGCTTGGCGGCGTGCCAAACCGCGCCGACGCGCGCGGAAACGCGGGCCAGCGATTCCTACGCGAACTTCCTTGTTGGCCACGTCGCCAATCGTCGCGACGATCACCAAGCGGCCTCGGATCGCTATTTCAGCGCGCTCAGCCGCGATCCCGCCGATGTGACGCTGGTCGAGGGCGCGCTCGCGGCGGCGCTGGCCACGGGCGATCGTGAGCGCGCGCGCGAAATTGCCCGCCGTGCGCGTGGCGAAGGGGTTTCGGCGTCAGCGCATCTGTTGCGCGCGGCGGATGCGCTCACGCGCAGCGAACTTCAGCGCGCCGCATCGGAAATCGATGGCGTTGAGGGCAGCGCCGCCAGCGAGCTTGCCGCCGGCATGATGTTGGCGTGGGTGCGCACCGGCGAGGGGCGCGTTGATGATGTGCTGATCGACCTCGCGCCGCTCGCCAGCGTGCGTCCGTATGGCGGCTTGTTTGCGTATCAACAGGCTATGGCGCTCGATTTCTCGGGCCGCCAGGATGAGGCGCTCGCAGCATACGATTTGGGCGATCGCTCGCAATTGTGGTTGCCGTCGGCGGTGGCGCGCCACGCCGATCTGTTAGCGCGCATGGGCCGGCGCCAAGACGCCGCGAACATTTTGCGCGCCACTGAAAATCGCATCGCCAACCCTGCTTTGGCGCGTGCGTTCACGCGCCTGGAGGGCGGCGCGCCGATTGCCGAGGCGCCGCTCACTCCAGCGGAGGGCGCTTCGCTTGGGCTGGAGGGCCTCGCCGGGATTTTCATCCAAGAGAATGACACCACCAACGGCCTCATCACGCTGTCGCTTTCGCTGGCTTTGGATCCGGGCGCGGATACCGCGCGCCTCGCGTTCGCGGATGCGCAGTCGAAGCTTGGCCACGTCGAAGCCGCGCGCCGCGTCTTGGCGGAGGTGTCGCCCAGCTCAGTCTACGCTACAAACGCGCGCGTACTCGACGCGTGGGTCCTGTTCCGCAATGGCCGGCGCGAGGAAGCGTTGGCGCGTGTCGGCGAGGAGACCAGCCCGCGTGGCCGCCGCGCCATGGCCGATATGTATCGCAACCTGGAGCGTTGGGGCGAAGCGGAGAGCATGTACACCGCGTTGATCGCCGAGAATGCGCGCGATTGGCGGCTCTATTTTGCACGCGGGGCGGCGCGCGATCGCTTGTCGCGTTGGCCGGAGGCGGAGGCCGATCTGCGGCGTGCGCTTGAAGTGTCGCCGGGCCAGCCCGAAGTCGCGAACTATCTCGGATACACTTTGATTGAGCGCGGGGAGCGCATGCAGGAAGCGCTTTCGCTGATCGAAAGCGCGGTGGCGCAGCGGCCGAACACGGGCGTGATCGTGGATTCGCTGGGCTGGGCGCACTTCCGCTTGGGCGATTTTGAGCAAGCGGTGGCGCACCTAGAACGCGCCGTTGAGCTTGAGCCGGCAAACGCCATCATCGTCGACCATCTGGGCGACGCGTATTGGCGCGCGGGCCGCCGCATCGAAGCGCGCTTCCAGTGGCAGCGTGCGCTGACACTCGAAGCGACAGATGCCGATCGGGCCACGATCAGTGCAAAGCTTGAGGACGGCTTGGCCGATCTGCCGCCGACCCGCTCGGCGACGCGATGA
- a CDS encoding TPR domain protein: protein MLAGAASAATPAQAPAAEAAAPSASTYEPSAVLRATAPPDAAADRTYDSPDDALLAADLDYLAREARTAGARGASESIWPIVRFTDDLASGRNTEARAVLAATPGGMEGGLANLLEPFLLAAEGRVDAGVARVDSGLSEMPAPLPDVARALVFEGAGRLNEAAAIYALMEDRLDLRPPPESEPTNMEEFERALNAARITHAMYRAALVQHRLGHTDEARRLYNIVAEFAPRSADVERNLARLGRGEGPQEAALTPLSATGRWMLFLSEFLTQAESLTSIMAQGTAPEGLASTSGALFLQLGVLLAGDADDWRLYAAGQLLDAGGTDGAQRIIDGVTAQSPFAPDAEITRANIQLERRNDDAAVAAAERAISTGGDRWTVLASAADIYRIAGRSRQSIDTYGRALAMVQAEKDRADILGFRAYAHRFSGDLSRATADMRQAYEIDQSVDTRLLYVSILMDDPQGWRDGIQMARSLFAEQPDSVLRLNALGYALIQRPEGLEEGYRLLWRGFNYGQTDYSVVDSLGWAYYLYGRFDEARTLIERANELTQDEPNSEILDHLGDVYWRLDRRDDARAKWREALEARPDAIRRRALEQKVSRGLTTSAPRRRELPQVELPDRPGQREET from the coding sequence GTGTTGGCGGGAGCGGCCAGCGCGGCGACGCCAGCGCAAGCGCCCGCGGCGGAAGCGGCGGCCCCAAGTGCAAGCACGTACGAGCCGTCAGCGGTGCTGCGCGCGACCGCGCCGCCCGATGCCGCGGCGGATCGCACGTACGATTCCCCAGACGACGCGCTGCTGGCGGCGGACCTCGATTATCTCGCGCGCGAAGCACGCACTGCCGGTGCGCGTGGCGCATCGGAATCGATTTGGCCGATCGTGCGCTTCACGGACGATCTCGCGTCGGGGCGCAATACGGAAGCACGGGCTGTGCTCGCCGCAACCCCTGGCGGCATGGAGGGCGGGCTCGCGAATTTGCTGGAGCCGTTCTTGCTCGCCGCGGAAGGCCGCGTTGATGCGGGCGTGGCGCGCGTCGACAGTGGGCTCTCCGAAATGCCGGCGCCATTGCCGGACGTAGCGCGCGCGCTGGTGTTCGAAGGCGCCGGGCGGCTGAATGAAGCGGCGGCGATTTACGCGCTGATGGAAGATCGGCTCGACCTGCGCCCGCCGCCGGAATCCGAACCCACCAACATGGAAGAGTTCGAGCGGGCCCTGAACGCCGCGCGCATCACGCACGCGATGTATCGCGCCGCGTTGGTGCAGCATCGCCTCGGCCATACCGACGAGGCGCGCCGGCTCTACAATATCGTCGCTGAATTTGCGCCGCGCTCGGCGGACGTGGAACGCAACCTCGCCCGCCTCGGCCGCGGCGAAGGCCCGCAGGAAGCAGCGCTCACGCCGCTCTCGGCGACGGGCCGGTGGATGTTGTTTCTGTCGGAATTCTTGACGCAAGCGGAAAGCCTCACGTCCATCATGGCGCAGGGCACCGCGCCGGAAGGGCTGGCTTCCACGTCCGGGGCGCTGTTCTTGCAGCTTGGCGTGTTGCTGGCGGGCGATGCTGATGATTGGCGCTTGTACGCGGCCGGCCAATTGCTGGACGCCGGCGGAACCGACGGCGCGCAACGCATCATCGACGGCGTGACGGCGCAAAGCCCGTTCGCACCGGACGCTGAAATCACCCGCGCCAACATTCAATTGGAGCGCCGTAACGATGACGCGGCAGTGGCGGCCGCGGAACGTGCGATCAGCACCGGTGGCGATCGCTGGACGGTGCTTGCCTCGGCGGCGGACATCTACCGCATCGCCGGACGCTCGCGCCAATCGATCGACACCTACGGGCGTGCGCTGGCGATGGTGCAGGCGGAGAAGGATCGCGCCGACATCCTCGGTTTCCGCGCTTACGCACACCGCTTCTCCGGCGATCTCTCACGCGCGACCGCCGATATGCGCCAGGCCTATGAGATCGATCAAAGCGTCGACACGCGGCTGCTCTACGTTTCGATCCTCATGGACGATCCCCAGGGCTGGCGCGATGGCATCCAAATGGCGCGGAGCTTATTCGCCGAGCAGCCGGATTCAGTGCTGCGGCTCAATGCGCTTGGCTATGCGCTGATCCAGCGCCCGGAGGGCTTGGAAGAGGGCTATCGCTTGCTCTGGCGCGGATTCAACTATGGGCAGACGGATTATTCAGTCGTCGATAGTTTGGGCTGGGCCTATTATCTCTACGGTCGCTTCGATGAGGCGCGGACCTTGATCGAGCGCGCCAACGAATTGACGCAAGACGAGCCGAACTCGGAAATTCTCGACCATCTCGGCGATGTGTATTGGCGCTTGGATCGGCGCGACGATGCGCGCGCGAAATGGCGTGAAGCGCTCGAAGCGCGGCCTGACGCCATCCGCCGCCGCGCGTTGGAGCAAAAGGTGTCGCGCGGCTTGACGACCAGCGCGCCGCGCCGGCGCGAGCTTCCGCAGGTTGAATTGCCAGATCGTCCGGGGCAACGGGAAGAAACGTGA
- a CDS encoding electron transfer flavoprotein-ubiquinone oxidoreductase, with product MAEEIVREAMEYDVVIVGAGPAGLSAAIRLKQIAPDLTVAVLEKGAEVGAHILSGAVIDPSGLDELIPNWKAQGAPLDTPVTEDLFVMLGPAGSATLPIFLMPPLMNNHGNYIASLSNLTKWLGGQAEALGVEIYPGMAASEPVFDDSGALKGVVAGVFGVSKEGVPKGDFQPGMELHGKYVFIAEGVRGSIAKKLFARYELDADCEPQKFGIGIKELWEVPADKHKPGLVLHTVGWPLDDKTGGGSFMYHWGERFVSVGYVVHLNYKNPYLSPFDTFQQHKLHPEISQHLEGGKRVAYGARAITEGGFQSVPKLVFPGGALIGCSAGFVNVPRIKGSHNAMKTGMMAAEAAAEAIAAGRQRDVLEAYSEAYRESDVRKDLHKVRNAKPLLSRNGTFLGGMLGMFEMWSTTLLGGFSFFSGFGTLKHGKSDAASTEKAKKHKPITYPRPDGVLTFDKLSSVYLSNTNHEEDQPAHLKLRDPSIPIRVNLPEYAEPATRYCPAGVYEVLYDEAGANPRFQINAQNCVHCKTCDIKDPSQNIDWTTPEGGGGPNYANL from the coding sequence ATGGCCGAAGAGATCGTGCGCGAGGCGATGGAGTACGACGTGGTGATCGTCGGCGCGGGGCCGGCGGGGCTCTCCGCGGCAATCCGGTTGAAGCAGATCGCGCCGGACTTGACGGTGGCGGTGCTGGAGAAGGGCGCGGAAGTTGGCGCGCATATTCTCTCTGGCGCAGTAATCGATCCAAGCGGCCTCGACGAACTGATCCCCAATTGGAAGGCGCAAGGCGCGCCACTCGACACGCCGGTGACGGAGGATTTGTTCGTCATGCTCGGGCCGGCGGGCTCGGCGACGTTGCCGATCTTCCTGATGCCGCCGCTGATGAACAATCACGGCAATTATATCGCGTCGCTCTCGAACCTCACGAAATGGCTCGGCGGCCAAGCCGAGGCTTTGGGCGTTGAGATTTATCCGGGCATGGCGGCGTCCGAACCGGTGTTCGATGACAGCGGTGCGCTGAAAGGCGTTGTCGCCGGCGTGTTCGGCGTTTCCAAAGAAGGCGTGCCGAAGGGCGATTTTCAGCCAGGCATGGAATTGCACGGCAAGTACGTGTTCATCGCGGAAGGCGTGCGCGGTTCGATCGCGAAGAAGCTGTTCGCACGTTACGAACTCGACGCTGATTGTGAGCCGCAGAAGTTTGGCATTGGCATAAAGGAGCTTTGGGAAGTTCCGGCTGACAAACACAAGCCCGGTCTGGTGTTGCACACGGTCGGCTGGCCGCTCGATGATAAGACGGGCGGCGGTTCGTTCATGTACCATTGGGGCGAGCGCTTCGTCTCCGTCGGCTACGTGGTTCACCTCAATTACAAGAACCCGTATCTCTCGCCGTTCGACACCTTCCAGCAGCACAAGCTGCACCCCGAAATTTCGCAACATCTCGAAGGCGGCAAGCGTGTCGCCTACGGCGCGCGCGCGATCACGGAAGGCGGATTTCAATCCGTGCCGAAATTGGTGTTTCCCGGCGGCGCTCTGATCGGGTGTTCGGCGGGGTTCGTGAATGTGCCGCGCATCAAGGGCAGTCACAATGCGATGAAGACCGGCATGATGGCGGCCGAAGCTGCTGCCGAGGCGATCGCCGCGGGCCGTCAGCGCGATGTGCTTGAGGCCTACAGCGAAGCCTATCGCGAAAGCGATGTGCGGAAGGATTTGCACAAAGTCCGCAACGCCAAGCCGCTGCTTTCTCGCAATGGCACGTTCCTCGGCGGCATGCTCGGCATGTTCGAGATGTGGTCGACGACTTTGCTGGGCGGCTTCTCGTTCTTCTCAGGCTTCGGCACTTTGAAGCACGGGAAATCCGACGCGGCCTCCACCGAGAAAGCCAAGAAGCACAAGCCGATCACGTATCCGAGACCGGACGGCGTGCTGACGTTCGACAAATTGAGTTCGGTCTATTTGTCGAACACCAACCACGAGGAAGACCAGCCCGCGCACCTCAAATTGCGCGACCCGTCCATTCCCATTCGTGTGAATCTTCCTGAATACGCCGAGCCCGCGACACGATATTGCCCAGCTGGCGTGTATGAAGTGCTGTACGACGAGGCAGGCGCTAATCCCCGGTTTCAAATCAACGCACAGAACTGTGTTCACTGTAAGACTTGCGACATCAAGGATCCTAGTCAGAACATAGACTGGACGACGCCCGAAGGCGGCGGCGGGCCGAACTACGCCAACCTCTGA
- a CDS encoding uracil-DNA glycosylase, family 4 gives MSQTAAQDERAAAKALLAFWRAAGVDMDEAESVFGLPTPAPQREAPREAQREPLPRTAKTRPAARSADKSSPISDARALAQAATTVQELKAAVESYSGCALKATARTTVFSDGLDEAEVLVIGEAPGKEEDEQGKPFVGRSGKLLDRMLGTIGLSRQSNIMISNTIYWRPPGNRDPTQGETASCMPFVERLIELKKPKLLLLVGKVAAQTVLKREDAISRMRGRRLSYQRDGLAAPVNAMVMLHPAYLLRRPQEKKLAWADLMLLETWLGELGAPRDTPPF, from the coding sequence ATGAGCCAGACCGCCGCACAAGACGAACGCGCCGCCGCGAAGGCGCTGCTGGCGTTCTGGCGCGCCGCAGGCGTCGATATGGACGAGGCGGAGTCGGTGTTCGGCCTCCCCACGCCGGCGCCCCAGCGTGAGGCGCCGCGAGAGGCCCAGCGCGAACCTCTCCCCCGGACCGCCAAAACCCGCCCAGCGGCGCGCAGCGCCGACAAATCCAGCCCCATCTCCGACGCCCGGGCGCTGGCGCAGGCCGCCACCACCGTTCAGGAATTGAAGGCGGCGGTGGAGTCCTATTCCGGCTGCGCCCTCAAGGCGACGGCGCGGACTACCGTATTCTCTGACGGATTGGACGAGGCCGAAGTGCTCGTCATCGGCGAGGCCCCCGGCAAAGAGGAAGACGAGCAAGGCAAGCCCTTCGTTGGCCGCTCTGGAAAGCTCCTAGACCGAATGCTCGGAACAATCGGACTGTCGCGTCAGTCTAATATAATGATTTCAAACACTATTTATTGGCGCCCACCAGGAAATCGCGACCCAACCCAAGGGGAGACCGCCTCTTGTATGCCGTTCGTGGAGCGGCTCATTGAGCTCAAAAAGCCCAAGCTTTTGCTGCTGGTTGGCAAGGTGGCCGCCCAAACCGTGCTGAAGCGCGAGGACGCCATCAGCCGCATGCGCGGTCGCCGCCTCAGCTATCAGCGCGACGGTTTGGCCGCCCCCGTCAACGCGATGGTGATGCTTCATCCGGCATACCTCTTGCGCCGGCCGCAGGAAAAAAAGCTGGCGTGGGCGGACCTGATGCTGCTTGAAACCTGGCTCGGGGAGCTGGGGGCGCCGCGGGATACGCCACCATTTTGA
- a CDS encoding soluble lytic murein transglycosylase precursor gives MTLRRLALSAFAAASALFGIAGAAQAQPAIVALSPEDEAAYRAAFNAIEAGNWRGVGTALGRVEDDVLVGAVRGRLLLARSYRPDWAEYTGWLNRYGEYGMADAVYDRAMASRRRRSRAQAPEPQRGGSRQLPGTPPAVIGDTVQARSQVSRVADLIGLGDLEAATSLALAGADGPRAGQANWQLGLIAYRQHDYAESVRRFEMSAAWPHHGGWAFAGVHYWAARARLAAGDTRGVAQHLEAAAQRPWTFYGQLAEAHLGRESPLSFEAPQVEADTLAQFVERHSGARRAAALAQLGRLSEVESELRRLHADLSRDDDRNLLALAIALEAPAAQLRVAEYGGPDVAAGFCPATSFMPENGFNLDRALIYAIVRQESYFNPRAVSVSNARGLMQLLPSTARDMDRSINYRRNPAPLFEPGRNMRLGQDYIRWLMTEFHNDGDLGRVFAAYNGGPGWLSRWLATQPADIDPLLLLEIMPRAESRDYAERSLSHMSLCRKRFGQPTPEMDLLAGGGAAIYTPLDSRVADAGSTTGQP, from the coding sequence ATGACGCTACGCCGCCTCGCTCTTTCCGCTTTCGCCGCCGCCAGCGCCTTGTTCGGCATAGCTGGCGCCGCTCAGGCCCAACCCGCCATTGTGGCTCTGTCTCCGGAAGACGAAGCCGCTTATCGCGCCGCCTTCAACGCCATCGAGGCCGGCAACTGGCGTGGGGTCGGTACAGCTCTGGGCCGGGTCGAGGACGATGTGCTTGTAGGCGCCGTGCGCGGCCGCCTGTTGCTCGCGCGATCCTATCGGCCGGACTGGGCCGAATACACGGGCTGGCTCAACCGCTACGGCGAGTACGGCATGGCAGACGCCGTCTATGATCGCGCCATGGCCTCGCGCCGTCGCCGCTCGCGCGCGCAAGCGCCCGAACCGCAACGCGGCGGCTCGCGGCAATTGCCCGGCACGCCGCCGGCAGTGATTGGCGACACGGTGCAAGCGCGCTCGCAAGTTTCGCGCGTCGCCGACCTGATCGGGCTCGGCGATCTGGAAGCCGCAACATCGCTCGCGCTCGCCGGCGCCGACGGCCCCCGCGCTGGCCAAGCCAATTGGCAATTGGGGCTCATCGCCTATCGCCAGCACGATTACGCTGAATCCGTGCGCCGTTTCGAAATGTCGGCGGCGTGGCCCCATCACGGCGGCTGGGCGTTCGCCGGCGTCCATTATTGGGCCGCGCGTGCGCGTCTCGCTGCTGGCGACACACGCGGCGTTGCCCAACACCTTGAAGCCGCCGCGCAGCGGCCGTGGACATTCTACGGTCAACTCGCGGAGGCCCATCTTGGCCGCGAAAGTCCGCTCAGTTTCGAAGCGCCGCAAGTTGAAGCAGACACGCTGGCGCAATTCGTCGAACGCCACAGCGGCGCACGCCGCGCGGCGGCTCTGGCGCAGCTTGGCCGCCTTTCCGAAGTCGAAAGCGAACTGCGCCGCTTGCACGCCGACCTCTCACGCGACGACGACCGCAATCTGCTCGCGCTAGCGATCGCGCTCGAAGCGCCCGCGGCGCAACTGCGCGTCGCTGAATATGGCGGGCCTGATGTTGCCGCCGGCTTCTGCCCCGCCACGAGCTTCATGCCGGAGAACGGGTTCAATCTCGATCGCGCGCTCATCTACGCCATCGTGCGCCAAGAAAGCTATTTCAACCCGCGCGCCGTCAGCGTCTCAAACGCGCGCGGTCTGATGCAACTCCTGCCGTCCACTGCGCGCGACATGGATCGTTCGATCAATTATCGCCGCAACCCCGCGCCTTTGTTCGAGCCCGGTCGCAACATGCGCTTGGGTCAGGACTACATCCGCTGGCTGATGACCGAATTCCACAATGACGGCGATCTCGGCCGCGTCTTCGCTGCCTATAATGGCGGTCCGGGCTGGCTCTCACGCTGGCTCGCGACGCAACCGGCGGACATCGATCCGCTGTTGCTCCTTGAGATCATGCCGCGCGCCGAAAGCCGCGACTACGCCGAGCGCTCGCTCTC